The Saccharomonospora glauca K62 genome has a segment encoding these proteins:
- a CDS encoding enoyl-CoA hydratase/isomerase family protein — MNDPVLRVETRGRVRILTLNRPDRRNALNRALNDALVDAIIEADHDPEVYAVAITGAGTAFCSGADLTEARERADRGETWYGPLHNRYRSLFEVLVDSRKPTVAVVNGPAVAGGFELALACDLRVVAEGVHFAVPESRRGRGAHYASVALPRMVPPGIAMEWLYTGRRVDTSEALRWGLINRLAPADALWETANDLLKEITAAAPLSLQRLKLTYRRTEGMDPHAAIRLDIGPDVYSSEDQKEGARAFLEKREPRWTGR; from the coding sequence GTGAACGACCCCGTCCTGCGGGTGGAGACCCGCGGCCGCGTTCGAATCCTGACGCTCAACCGGCCCGACCGGCGCAACGCGCTGAACCGGGCCCTCAACGACGCGTTGGTGGACGCGATCATCGAAGCCGACCACGATCCGGAGGTGTACGCGGTGGCGATCACCGGTGCCGGTACGGCGTTCTGCTCCGGAGCGGACCTGACCGAGGCGCGGGAACGCGCGGATCGGGGCGAGACGTGGTACGGCCCTCTGCACAACCGATACCGCAGTCTGTTCGAGGTGCTTGTAGACAGTCGCAAACCGACGGTCGCGGTCGTCAACGGCCCGGCCGTGGCCGGAGGGTTCGAGCTGGCGCTCGCCTGCGATCTTCGGGTCGTGGCCGAGGGAGTACACTTCGCCGTTCCCGAGTCGAGGCGCGGTCGCGGCGCCCACTACGCCTCGGTGGCGCTGCCGCGCATGGTTCCGCCCGGTATCGCCATGGAGTGGCTCTACACCGGACGCCGCGTCGACACCTCCGAGGCCCTTCGGTGGGGGTTGATCAACCGACTCGCCCCGGCCGACGCGTTGTGGGAGACCGCCAACGACCTCCTGAAGGAGATCACCGCCGCGGCGCCGTTGTCGTTGCAGCGACTCAAACTCACCTACCGCCGCACCGAGGGCATGGACCCGCATGCCGCCATTCGGCTCGACATCGGACCGGACGTCTATTCCTCCGAGGACCAGAAGGAGGGCGCACGAGCATTTCTGGAAAAGCGGGAGCCGCGCTGGACGGGACGCTAG